The DNA window TATCAAGAAAACACTGTCTAAGAAATAAGAAGTCACAAAGTACTAAAGAACTGAATCAGACCAAGATTTTGGAGGATGTTCCCACTGAGGATTGTAGCAACTGGCAACTCAACTTCTTCACGTCTGAGTATTTAAGAGGCTTTAGCATGAACATTTGTGCGCCTTCCTCTAAGCACCTATCGATCGATTCAAAGAATTGTAAATGTGATACCTAACCGTAACATGTATAGAAAAGTATCTTGAACTAAGACAAGAAACATATGAATTACTTGTTTATACGAGTTGGGACGTTTTCGGATGACATTATGATAACAGGCACATCCTTCATGACTGATGATTCCTGCTTAGGAAGATTTCAACATGAACTTTCTAAATTCTCGTATTAATCAAGTGAAATTATTCTACATTTGGAGTTCATAACAACTCACCTTAATTTTCTTGAGCAGTTCATATCCGGTCATTCCCGGCATGCAATAGTCTGTGATAATCATATTCACCTTTGAGACCTTCTGCATTGCAAACAGAAACGAGGGACTCGAAAATGTCAACATTTGGCGCGACGAATATGCAGAAAAGATCCCGAAGATGAAACTGGATCTGGGATTTAGTAGTTTGCTAATATGTTAAATGCTCTGCTAATATCTATAGAGCTGCAGCAAGTGAATCAAGCCGCTTGGCCAAAGCTCGACCTATCTAGCTCGAGCAACTTCTTACTTCTTTAGTGACACACCAGTTCTATAATTTCCaacttttcaaaaaattcagggAATTTTTACTCATGTGAGCCAAGTTCAATATTTCGTTTGCCCATCAAATCGAGCTAAAACTAAGATAATAATCGCGAAGTTGCTTACTTTGTTATTCACATTGCTGCTCTGGTTGTTATCTCCTAAACCAAGATACTCCAATGCCCTCACTCCATTTTCTGCAGTAGTCACTGCAAGAAAAACATATATAAGTACAtaaaccttttttttttaaaaagcttTTTTGTAAAATGACCATTCACGCTCAAAATTCTTAGATTTTTCCCCTTGCACCATTGATTTTGTTAAATTATCTATCAAGAAACAAAAGCATCGATAAGTTTCTCACCTCAAGCAAGCCTCAAAAAGATACTAAATGGTAGGCAATATTCTtacaaaaatgacattttatgtgaaaataaattcatttcaAGAAACATAAACTCTACATGGCAATCAAGgcattcacacacacacacacacacacacacacacactgagATTCAGTAAAATCGAGACAAATTTTAGCCCAAAAAGAAGGAAATTGCCATTAATACCTTTGCAAGATGAATTCTTGAGCAATTTCTCAACAATTTTACGATCGACTAAATTGTCATCAACCGCAAGAACATGAGGTTCTTCCACATCACCCACCGTTCCCTCTCTGAAATCACCCGAACCCGAagtatccatttttatcactttCTTGACTATACAGCCAGAACCCACCTAAAAGTAGCACCAAAAAACACACTAAATAATATCCATAAAAATTGGAAGCCCACCAAGAAAGAGAAGGAACGCAGAGTCCCTCAGCGTGGTTGGTCGTATTTAAGAGAATGAAAGACCCAAAACCTTTTTGGG is part of the Primulina eburnea isolate SZY01 chromosome 1, ASM2296580v1, whole genome shotgun sequence genome and encodes:
- the LOC140810774 gene encoding two-component response regulator ARR17-like — translated: MDTSGSGDFREGTVGDVEEPHVLAVDDNLVDRKIVEKLLKNSSCKVTTAENGVRALEYLGLGDNNQSSNVNNKKVSKVNMIITDYCMPGMTGYELLKKIKESSVMKDVPVIIMSSENVPTRINKCLEEGAQMFMLKPLKYSDVKKLSCQLLQSSVGTSSKILV